Proteins encoded in a region of the Thermoproteales archaeon genome:
- a CDS encoding rubrerythrin, which yields MLGINPTLLSREKPYSKEELMEALRLAIIAELDAVNLYEQMARLVDDEKIRKVFLDIAKEEKTHIGEFMALLFYLDSEQVAEIKEGFEEVEEITGIKTKLED from the coding sequence ATGTTAGGCATAAATCCAACCTTATTAAGTAGAGAAAAGCCTTATTCTAAAGAGGAACTCATGGAAGCTTTAAGATTAGCGATTATAGCAGAGTTAGATGCCGTAAACTTGTACGAGCAAATGGCTAGGCTTGTAGACGACGAGAAAATCAGAAAGGTATTTCTAGATATTGCCAAGGAGGAAAAAACGCACATTGGAGAGTTTATGGCCTTACTCTTCTATCTGGATTCGGAGCAGGTAGCCGAGATTAAAGAAGGATTTGAAGAAGTTGAAGAAATAACTGGGATAAAAACCAAGCTAGAAGATTAA
- a CDS encoding nitroreductase family protein, giving the protein MEKEKLDFLLTRRSIRKFQDKEVSLDLLKKAVDIARYAPSAHNNQPWEFIIVTNREKLEALSEMYVWAKPLKAAKACIAIVTDPKLSPRTHLIDGANATMYVWLALHAMGLGGVWINALENEEMKKALKIPDDKNLLAILAVGWPAESPKPRPRKSLEEILYFEEYGKK; this is encoded by the coding sequence ATGGAGAAGGAAAAGCTCGATTTTCTCTTGACAAGACGTAGCATTAGAAAATTCCAAGACAAAGAAGTATCGCTAGATTTGTTAAAAAAAGCCGTAGATATTGCGCGTTACGCGCCTAGCGCACATAACAATCAGCCATGGGAATTTATCATAGTTACAAACAGGGAAAAGCTAGAAGCTTTATCTGAAATGTATGTATGGGCTAAACCTTTAAAAGCTGCAAAAGCTTGCATTGCAATAGTGACAGATCCCAAGCTAAGCCCTCGAACCCATTTAATAGATGGAGCTAACGCGACTATGTACGTTTGGCTTGCATTGCACGCCATGGGTCTTGGAGGCGTTTGGATAAACGCTTTAGAAAATGAAGAAATGAAGAAAGCTCTTAAAATCCCCGATGACAAGAATCTACTAGCTATTTTAGCGGTTGGATGGCCTGCAGAAAGTCCAAAGCCTAGGCCACGTAAAAGCCTTGAAGAAATCCTATACTTTGAAGAATATGGTAAAAAATAA